A genomic window from Acinetobacter lwoffii includes:
- a CDS encoding DMT family transporter — protein MSFLYLSIAIIAEVIATSALKASNGFSVLWPSLATIAGYAVALFFLSLTMKTIPMGIAYAIWSGAGIILISTVGLLVFKQQLDLPALIGLAFMIIGIIFINVFSKSTELYLLIMS, from the coding sequence ATGTCTTTTTTATATCTTTCGATTGCCATCATTGCAGAAGTCATCGCGACTTCTGCACTTAAAGCCTCCAATGGTTTTAGCGTGCTCTGGCCTTCGCTTGCCACCATTGCCGGTTATGCCGTTGCCCTATTTTTCCTGTCATTAACCATGAAAACCATCCCGATGGGCATTGCCTATGCAATCTGGTCAGGGGCCGGTATTATCCTGATTTCAACGGTTGGCCTGCTGGTATTTAAACAGCAACTGGATCTTCCCGCGCTGATCGGTCTGGCGTTTATGATCATTGGCATTATTTTTATCAATGTCTTTTCCAAAAGTACGGAGCTTTACCTTTTAATAATGAGCTGA
- a CDS encoding isopenicillin N synthase family dioxygenase: protein MQAQYVLPLVDISKLQSPDLADRIEVAHALDHACKEVGFLYLKGDQFNFDYAKALIEMAQSYFSQDLDSKMQHYIGKSKNHSGYVPIGEEQFAGNSYDLKEAYDVNYDYQGTQKNCPLLGPTLWPDHPDFKSIVSQYYSHLREISRQIFSAFALALGVREDFFESKITDAPSQLRLIHYPYNPEVKDAEGIGAHTDYECFTLLLPTAPGLQVLNKAGEWIDIPLIENTLVMNIGDMMEILSNGKYLATKHRVKKVSEERYSFPLFCACNYDTVIEPVIHTENSKYSALIGGEHLFNQTAQTFQYLKQRVASGELVLKNAVPLSSFGLEEQAETAS, encoded by the coding sequence ATGCAAGCGCAATATGTACTCCCACTGGTTGATATTTCAAAATTACAAAGTCCGGATTTAGCCGATCGTATTGAAGTTGCTCATGCTCTGGATCATGCCTGTAAAGAAGTCGGATTTCTTTATCTCAAGGGTGACCAGTTCAATTTTGATTACGCCAAAGCCCTGATTGAAATGGCTCAGTCATATTTTTCTCAGGATCTGGACAGCAAGATGCAGCACTATATTGGCAAATCAAAAAACCATAGCGGCTATGTGCCAATTGGCGAAGAACAGTTTGCCGGCAACAGTTATGACTTAAAAGAAGCCTATGATGTCAATTATGATTATCAGGGTACACAAAAAAACTGTCCTTTGCTTGGCCCTACCTTATGGCCAGACCATCCGGATTTCAAGTCTATTGTCAGCCAATACTACAGCCATCTTCGTGAGATCAGCCGGCAGATTTTTTCTGCCTTTGCACTGGCGTTGGGCGTTCGTGAGGACTTTTTTGAAAGCAAAATTACTGATGCACCAAGTCAGCTACGCTTGATTCATTATCCTTATAATCCGGAAGTGAAAGACGCCGAAGGCATTGGCGCACATACCGATTACGAATGCTTTACCCTGCTGTTACCAACCGCACCCGGCTTACAGGTTTTGAATAAAGCCGGTGAATGGATCGACATTCCCCTGATTGAAAATACACTGGTGATGAATATCGGGGACATGATGGAAATTCTGTCAAATGGTAAATATCTCGCCACCAAGCACCGCGTGAAAAAGGTCTCTGAAGAACGTTATTCATTCCCACTGTTTTGCGCCTGCAATTATGACACCGTGATTGAACCGGTTATTCACACTGAAAATTCCAAATATTCTGCCCTGATCGGAGGGGAACATCTGTTTAATCAGACCGCCCAGACCTTTCAATATTTAAAACAGCGCGTCGCTAGCGGTGAGCTGGTCTTAAAAAATGCTGTACCACTTTCCTCTTTTGGACTTGAAGAACAGGCGGAGACAGCATCATGA
- a CDS encoding ABC transporter ATP-binding protein gives MQNTEFNTREYFDKIYSRPVILEAKQLTQKFSHGKTERTVLNALNLKIHKREFICVIGPSGCGKSTFSRVVAGLDPYSSGEILVDGQPITGPSPERGMVFQGYTLFPWKTVKENIMFGPKTKGQSNASAEAQAREWINIIGLEKYQDQYPHQLSGGMKQRVAIARALVNEPKILLMDEPFGALDPHTRQKMQRHLMDLWQNIDITIIFVTHDMDEAILLADRIVALKANPGEIKEIIEVDLPRPRHPDVMLSPEFKQLRQRVDYLVHAEEDELDPALAELPVIPRMTKVSSNK, from the coding sequence ATGCAAAACACTGAATTTAATACCCGTGAATACTTCGACAAGATTTATAGCCGTCCGGTGATTCTGGAAGCGAAGCAACTGACACAAAAATTCAGTCATGGCAAAACTGAACGTACGGTTTTAAATGCACTCAATTTGAAAATTCATAAGCGTGAGTTTATCTGTGTGATTGGGCCTTCTGGTTGCGGCAAGTCAACCTTTAGCCGTGTAGTCGCCGGTCTGGATCCTTATAGCAGTGGTGAGATTCTGGTGGATGGCCAGCCGATTACCGGCCCGAGCCCGGAACGTGGCATGGTGTTTCAGGGCTATACCCTGTTTCCATGGAAGACCGTAAAAGAAAACATCATGTTTGGCCCGAAAACGAAAGGTCAAAGTAATGCTTCTGCTGAAGCGCAGGCACGTGAATGGATCAACATCATTGGCCTGGAAAAATATCAGGATCAGTATCCGCATCAACTCTCAGGCGGGATGAAGCAACGTGTGGCGATTGCCCGCGCCTTGGTCAATGAACCGAAAATCCTGTTGATGGATGAACCTTTTGGTGCACTAGACCCGCATACGCGCCAAAAAATGCAGCGTCATCTGATGGACCTGTGGCAAAACATTGATATCACCATCATTTTTGTGACCCACGATATGGATGAAGCCATTTTACTGGCAGACCGTATTGTTGCACTGAAAGCCAATCCGGGTGAAATCAAGGAAATTATCGAAGTTGATCTACCTCGTCCACGCCATCCAGACGTCATGCTTAGTCCTGAATTTAAACAGTTAAGACAACGTGTCGATTATCTGGTGCATGCTGAAGAAGATGAACTGGATCCGGCACTGGCAGAACTGCCGGTCATTCCGCGTATGACCAAGGTCAGCAGCAATAAATAA
- a CDS encoding ABC transporter permease — MSYVARELSQRNKLLFGLGSFLIPILIWCAVSYLPFIWHPQVQITDSGSVAYLQVESRIDKDQFFSAAQSAVDQGLTPPQGILVNPIYLPAPHEVAIALITAFTTEPAQANAPWFHESLWHSIKLVFTAFFISSLVGIPLGILCGFSNKISQLTEPFVEFFRYLPAPAFGALAVAILGINDAPKIAIIVIGTLFQQILIIANTTRLVDRSLIEAGFTLGTNKLKSLLHVVIPAALPEIYRNLRVLLGWAWTYLIVAELIGSTSGITWFITQQARYQNFDNVFAAILIIGVIGLLCDVILMKLGQRLFKWKPGAN, encoded by the coding sequence ATGAGTTACGTTGCACGTGAACTCAGTCAAAGAAATAAACTACTGTTTGGCTTGGGGTCTTTTTTAATACCAATTCTAATTTGGTGTGCAGTCAGCTACTTGCCATTTATCTGGCATCCACAAGTCCAGATTACTGATTCAGGTAGTGTTGCCTATTTACAGGTAGAGAGTCGTATTGATAAAGACCAGTTTTTTTCTGCTGCGCAGTCTGCGGTAGATCAGGGTCTTACCCCACCGCAAGGTATTCTGGTCAACCCGATTTATCTGCCTGCACCGCATGAAGTTGCGATTGCACTGATCACAGCTTTTACCACGGAGCCGGCTCAGGCCAATGCGCCCTGGTTTCATGAAAGCCTGTGGCACAGTATCAAGCTGGTCTTTACCGCGTTCTTTATTTCTTCCTTGGTTGGTATTCCACTCGGTATTTTATGCGGGTTTTCCAATAAAATTTCCCAGCTGACCGAGCCCTTTGTCGAATTTTTTCGTTATCTGCCTGCTCCGGCCTTTGGTGCACTGGCAGTGGCAATTCTCGGAATTAATGATGCACCAAAAATTGCCATTATTGTGATTGGAACCTTGTTCCAGCAAATCCTGATTATTGCCAATACCACACGTCTGGTGGATCGCAGCCTGATCGAAGCCGGTTTTACTCTGGGCACCAATAAACTCAAAAGTCTGTTACATGTGGTGATTCCTGCCGCCCTGCCTGAAATTTACCGTAATCTGCGTGTGTTGCTCGGCTGGGCATGGACTTACCTGATCGTAGCAGAACTGATCGGCAGTACCTCCGGGATTACCTGGTTCATTACCCAGCAAGCCCGCTATCAAAACTTTGATAATGTCTTTGCCGCGATCCTGATTATCGGTGTGATTGGTCTGCTGTGTGATGTGATTTTAATGAAACTGGGACAACGCTTATTTAAATGGAAACCGGGAGCTAACTGA
- the mtlD gene encoding bifunctional mannitol-1-phosphate dehydrogenase/phosphatase: MLEFKNQIVHGAIFDMDGTMFDTERLRFQTLQQASRELIGVEFSESYLMQCLGLSARSAEQLAKERYGQDVPYAEIRQRADVLELEHVRHHGVPIKKGLLQVLERLRKAGLKMAVATSSRRAIAEEYLINANVYKFFDVLVCGDEIKQGKPHPEIFISAAEKINLSPAQCLMFEDSENGLRSAYDAGGMTVLFKDIKIPNESMLAQAQYYYETVEDFLMELNQFVPVLDMPELNTAFPQTLNQLTVGIHGFGAIGGGYLAQVLSHWDGYTRPRKIIASTRNPLYQSSVNAFGTYCIRYGQNSFDQRIENMSVIDAHDLEQMQNMYIESSLVAVCVPEEALVSEAEVIAQGLYARYLAYEQQDQPLTVLIILNKIGAKQRVMQQILNSLRMITDGQTAQKIMDQHYFCDTVVNRMVSKLSDQKLYRQLRIKYNMFKQYQLDEDLSVVDLDDATALNAEQEHQAGLYIEDLRRNFQPSHILQSMDLILFNAETDMPIYVENNSPLLAKMRQMILVDDIANIQLIKNRLWNGVHAMMAWYASLRGHQTIGVAMSDHTVRKFMHQALAQVKHGLCYQIPKHASDLERLAQSFSESCANAYQDPCARVGREPLRKLEYNERVMGSLATLLKYSLAYDVILKGAVLGYVYALEQGECGQQELLMHLQIQLRHMALEPQLYEALYDEMSQFINQIIAGKLSLQKFMQLDLQRALS; the protein is encoded by the coding sequence ATGTTAGAGTTTAAAAATCAAATCGTACATGGCGCAATTTTCGATATGGATGGAACCATGTTCGATACGGAACGCTTGCGCTTTCAAACCTTGCAGCAAGCTTCACGTGAGCTGATTGGTGTCGAATTTTCTGAAAGTTATTTAATGCAGTGTTTGGGCCTCAGTGCCCGTAGTGCAGAGCAGCTAGCCAAAGAGCGTTATGGACAGGATGTGCCCTATGCTGAGATTCGCCAGCGTGCCGATGTGCTGGAACTGGAACATGTACGTCATCACGGTGTTCCCATTAAAAAGGGTTTATTGCAGGTATTGGAACGCTTACGCAAGGCAGGCCTGAAAATGGCGGTGGCGACTTCAAGTCGCCGTGCAATCGCAGAAGAATATCTGATCAATGCCAATGTCTATAAGTTTTTTGATGTGCTGGTGTGTGGCGATGAGATTAAACAGGGGAAACCTCATCCGGAAATTTTTATCAGTGCAGCCGAAAAAATCAATTTAAGCCCGGCCCAGTGCCTGATGTTTGAAGATTCTGAAAACGGTTTGCGTTCTGCCTATGATGCAGGTGGTATGACGGTACTTTTCAAGGATATCAAAATACCGAACGAGTCCATGCTGGCACAAGCCCAGTATTATTATGAAACGGTCGAAGATTTTTTAATGGAACTGAACCAGTTTGTTCCGGTTCTGGACATGCCGGAACTGAATACTGCTTTTCCGCAAACACTCAATCAGCTGACTGTCGGGATTCACGGTTTTGGTGCAATTGGGGGCGGTTATCTGGCTCAGGTATTATCACACTGGGATGGATACACTCGTCCGCGCAAAATTATTGCTTCGACACGTAATCCGCTGTATCAATCTAGCGTCAATGCTTTTGGCACTTACTGTATTCGCTATGGCCAGAATTCTTTTGACCAGCGTATTGAAAATATGAGCGTGATTGATGCGCATGATCTGGAACAAATGCAGAACATGTATATTGAATCCAGTCTTGTAGCAGTCTGCGTACCTGAGGAAGCGCTGGTTTCTGAAGCAGAGGTCATTGCACAGGGCTTATACGCACGTTATCTGGCTTATGAGCAGCAGGATCAGCCACTGACAGTTTTAATTATCCTGAATAAAATCGGCGCTAAACAACGGGTAATGCAGCAGATTCTGAATAGTCTGCGAATGATTACTGATGGACAGACAGCCCAGAAAATTATGGATCAACATTATTTCTGTGACACCGTGGTCAACCGTATGGTGTCCAAGCTGTCGGACCAGAAACTGTACCGTCAGCTGCGTATCAAATACAACATGTTCAAGCAATATCAACTGGATGAGGATCTGTCCGTAGTTGATCTGGATGATGCTACGGCACTGAATGCAGAACAGGAACATCAGGCTGGGCTATATATTGAAGACCTGCGCCGTAATTTCCAGCCGAGTCATATTCTGCAGTCTATGGATCTGATTCTGTTTAATGCTGAAACAGATATGCCGATTTATGTAGAAAATAACAGTCCGTTACTGGCGAAAATGCGGCAGATGATTCTGGTGGATGATATTGCCAATATCCAGCTGATTAAAAACCGCTTATGGAATGGCGTGCATGCGATGATGGCGTGGTATGCCAGTCTGCGTGGACATCAGACTATTGGTGTTGCCATGTCTGATCATACAGTCAGAAAATTTATGCACCAAGCCTTAGCTCAGGTGAAGCATGGTCTCTGCTACCAGATTCCAAAACATGCCTCAGACCTGGAACGTCTGGCTCAAAGCTTTAGTGAATCCTGTGCCAATGCTTATCAGGATCCATGCGCGCGTGTAGGTCGTGAACCCCTAAGAAAACTTGAGTATAATGAGCGTGTTATGGGGTCATTGGCCACCTTGCTTAAATATAGCTTAGCTTATGATGTTATATTAAAAGGAGCGGTGCTCGGTTATGTCTATGCTCTCGAGCAGGGTGAATGCGGGCAGCAGGAACTTTTGATGCATTTGCAGATTCAGTTGAGACATATGGCATTGGAGCCACAGCTCTATGAGGCGCTATATGATGAAATGTCACAATTCATCAATCAGATTATTGCTGGAAAATTGTCCTTGCAGAAATTCATGCAACTGGATTTACAGCGGGCATTAAGCTAA